GATCTGTTGGAGGGCGAAGCTGGCCCCCAGGGCGGTGATCAGCGGGGCCAGCCGGGGGGCGTGGCGCAGCGGCCGGTAGGCGAACCGCTCCAGGCTCACCCCGATCAGCGGCGTCACCAAGGTGGCCATCAGCAGCACCACCAGCAGGGCGACCAGCGAGGTGCTGCCCCAGCCGAAGGCGCTCACGCCGAGGTTGAAGGTCCAGAGCCCGATGAACGCCCCCAGCATGAACACCTCACCGTGGGCGAAGTTGATCAGCTGGATGATGCCGTACACCATCGTGTAGCCAAGGGCGATGAGCGCGTAGTAGGAACCCTTGGTCACGCCGTTGGCGAGTTGCTGGACGAACTCGTCCACAGCGCCCTCCCGTCCCACGGCCGCCCCCCCGTGGGCGGTGCCGCGCCGGGCTGCGGCGCGGCACCCACCCTACGGAGCAGGAGGCGCAGCTGGCTCCTAGGTCTCGAACGCTCCCGAGAACTCCGGCGTCCACTCGGTGCCGGTCGCCTTGTAGACGGTCAGCGCCCGGTTGCTGGTGTCGCCGTACTCGTCGAAGGTGTGCTCGCCGGTGACGCCCGCGAAGCCGGAGGTGGCCCCCACGGCCTCGACGATCTGGGGCCGGGCCGCCTCAACGCTCTCGGCGTTGGGGAGGACCTTGGCCAGGCCCTGGATGATGATGTTGGCCGCGTCGAAGGACTGGGCGCCGTAGGCGCTGTAGCTCTCCTTGAAGCCGGCCGCCTCGTAGTCCTTGACGAACTGCTGGGCGCTCTCGAGCTCG
The sequence above is drawn from the Actinomycetota bacterium genome and encodes:
- a CDS encoding branched-chain amino acid ABC transporter permease; the protein is MDEFVQQLANGVTKGSYYALIALGYTMVYGIIQLINFAHGEVFMLGAFIGLWTFNLGVSAFGWGSTSLVALLVVLLMATLVTPLIGVSLERFAYRPLRHAPRLAPLITALGASFALQQI